The Quercus lobata isolate SW786 chromosome 9, ValleyOak3.0 Primary Assembly, whole genome shotgun sequence region AACTTGACATTGATTAGTAGGTGGTCTTCTTATGCCTGTCTTTATTGGAGGAGATTAACCCTTCACTTCACCCCCATGCCCATGCCTATATCACTTACAATGTATATTAGCCAGATGGACTGTGGTCCTATGAATATAACTTCTTTGCTATTTATGTGGTCTCCTCAGTGGATTTCATGTTCATTGAAAGTGGTTTTTACTGCATACCTGCTTATGCTTCACCATGTCCAATTTGCTTTCTTTACTTTCTCATCTGCTTCTTCTAATGATTTTATCTTTTTGGTGGGAATATTtatgaaaatctttttttgaaGGTTGCGGAGTCTCTTGGGCATACTGTTCTTGGGTGGCGACGTGTGCCAACAGATAACACAGATCTGGGCCAGTCTGCCTTGCAAACAGAACCTGTGGTTGAGCAAGTGTTCCTTACCCCAGCTCCTGAGTCACAAGTTGATTTGGAGCAGCAGGTACATTCCTTTTTCTGATACCCTACAAGTTAGTTATAGAGGTTGAAGGTGGAAGGCATGATTCTTATGCAGCAATATTGTTAGGAGAATGCTTTTTTCTTAATCACATCGATAGTTTTGTTTTCCCAATTGTCAATTTTTCGGAGCAAAGCATATGTTTTCAACTAGGAACTCATTTTGAGAATTGAGttggtaaaagaaaaatgttgcATGATTTGATGATTCAAACCAACCTGAATTTTTTGGGCACAAAGGAAACAAAGGGTTTGATTATTTGtacttcaatttattttttatagttaatgTGGGAACAAATTTGATAGCATTCTCCTGTAGTTAATGCTTGTTTTCATTGCTTTCTCCACAGATGTACATACTGAGAAGGGTTTCAATGATTGCTTTAAGAGCTGCTTTAAACCTTGAGTATGGGGGTGCCAAGGACTTCTATATCTGTTCACTTTCCTCAAGGTGAGCTTTTTGGAAAGCCAAATCACTAGGTAGTATATCATCTAGTTTCTTTGCCTCCTTCCAATAACATTGTTCATTTCTTTACCTGATTTGTGCAGGACTGTTGTTTACAAAGGTCAGTTAAAGCCAATTCAGTTGAAGGATTATTATTACGCAGATATTGGCAATGAAAGGTTTACGAGCTACATGGCCCTGGTAAATATTTTATCCATTCACTTTTCTTCTCTCTACACTAACTTCATACTCCAACAAACAGCATGGGAACAACCGGTAACTGAAGAAGTGCAAGGTTGAGGAAAGACTTCTGAGGCATTGAGGTTTGAATGATCTCTTAAGTTCTTCCACTCCCTTGATTACTGTTTGAATTTGGATGCTGGATTAGATGCTTTGGGTGAGTTGGTAAGAAAGCTTCATTATCAAGATAATCATGTTTGCAGAGAAACTAGGTGCAGTGCTCTTTGTGATCAGTTATTGGGGATGAGATTTTTCAATCGAGTGGTGGGAAAGAAATTGTGTTGATCAAACTAGCTTAGGTTTTCCAAGATTTATAATGGCGTTGCATTAgtgcctaaaaaaaatttcatctatgCTGTTTCCACATCCACTTATTATACTCTGAATATGGTAGATTGGATTGCCCATGACAATCTTGGTTCTTTTGATTGTTGGTGCAGATCCACTCTCGATTCTCAACAAATACATTTCCTAGCTGGGATCGTGCTCAACCTATGCGTGTCTTGGGCCACAATGGAGAAATTAACACTCTTAGAGGCAATGTAAACTGGTATGTTGTTGAACAAAAGGGTTTTGGTTATGTTCTTAGTGAATGGTGGGATTGAATGATGTACTGTATAACTAATAAAGATCCTTCTGAACATAAAACTATGCATGTCTTGTTAAATCAGTTTGTGATTGATACATTAGCAATGCACCTTGATTTAGACACGGTTCCTTTATTTCCTGTCAAGAATGCTTGTTCATGGCTGGAGTTAATAATTGTGATGTCATCTCACAAGAACATTTCCTACTGATGTTTTGCCATTATTGTCATTGGGTAAACTTGTAATTCAAATTTTAGTAATGTTGTGAATGTGCTTGTCCTTTGATTGGTTGCTTATAACATATGCCGGTGAAGATCAATCAGAAAAGCCACTTTTTATCTGAATGCGCTTTATGAGAGTTGAAGTAAATGTAAGTGTTTAATGATGCTTCATAAGATACAGTTCTCATCGACGCTGCTCAGTTAATGACTTCTTGAACAGGCATATGATATCTGGAGGATACTCCAGAATTACAGTCTGTAAGCTCATTTTTGACTGCAAGGAATAAATAAAGGAATCTTTAAAAATCCACTTGGGAAAGAACTTGAGTTTGTTTATGAGACAATCACCATAGTCTAAATCTGTGTCTAAAACCTTGCCAACCACTGTGTGTGCATTCTGTTAATtcacaaaattactaaaacGAGGGAAACTGTGAAAAACACATAGGCCATAGCTGGCTGATTTACAGCATATGGTCCTGTCAAAgctgatttctctctctctctctctggttcCAGAATAGTGAATGGACTGACacattttatgttttactcAGGATGAAGGCCCGTGAGGGTCTATTAAAGTGTAAGGAGCTTGGTCTCTCAACTAATGAGTTAAAGATGCTTCTACCAATTGTTGATGCCAGTTCATCTGATTCAGGTGAACTTTTTAGCTTGATATCTTGTATATATGCATTCATATATAAGTTCTTGCTTGAAGGTTATGAAGGTGAAACGGTTAGATGCATTATAAGTTCTGTTTATGATCTTATCATATTATGATGTGCCTTTAtatgacttttttatttttttattttttatgtccATAGGAGCTTTTGATGGCGTCCTTGAGCTTCTGGTTCGAGCTGGTAGAAGTCTTCCTGAAGCAATTATGATGATGATTCCTGAAGCATGGCAAAATGACAAGAATATGGACTCTGATCGAAAGGCACTGTATGAATATTTCTCAGCTCTGATGGAGCCATGGGATGGCCCAGCTCTTATATCATGTAATAATTCTAGCAATTTTTGCACTCTCTCCAAatctttataataaatattatctaatttTTCAGCTATATATGTGAAATCATTTGCAGTTACTGATGGCCGCTATCTGGGAGCAACTTTGGACCGCAATGGGCTGCGACCTGGACGTTTCTATGTCACCCACAGTGGACGAGTTATCATGGCCAGTGAAGTTGGTGTAGTAGACATTCCACCTGAAGATGTGAGTAGGAAAGGCAGGCTAAACCCTGGCATGATGCTTTTAGTGGATTTTGAGAAGCatattgttgttgatgatgacGCCTTGAAGCAGCAATACTCACTGGCAAGGCCTTATGGCGAGTGGCTTAAAAGGCAAAAAATTGAACTCAAGGATATAGTTGACTCTGTTCATGAATCTGAAAGGGCCCTTCCTCTTATTGCGGGAGTGATTCCTGTAAGTATGAGAATACTgttctctttaattttctattgtGAGAAATTCTCATTTTGGTTAATGTATTTTCTTACTTTAGGCGTCTAGCAATGATGGCAACATGGAAAACATGGGCATTCATGGTTTACTGGCTCCATTGAAAGCTTTTGGGTATGTAAATCTCTGTCCTGCAAATGCTATTGCTTTCTTGAATTTTACACTTGCCAGGAATGATTTACTAATTGTTGCATCCCTATGTAGTTACACTGTTGAAGCTTTGGAAATGTTGTTGCTACCCATGGCAAAAGATGGTGTAGAAGCCCTTGGTTCTATGGGAAATGATACTCCCTTGGCTGTAATGTCTAACAGAGAAAAGCTCACTTTTGAGTACTTCAAGCAAATGTTTGCCCAAGTAACAAATCCTCCAATTGATCCTATTCGGGAGAAGATAGTCACCTCCATGGAATGCATGATTGGTCCAGAAGGTGACCTGACGGAGACCACTGAAGAACAATGTCATCGTCTTTCTTTAAAAGGTCCTCTTTTATCTATCGAAGAAACAGAAGCAATAAAAAAGATGAATTATAGAGGTTGGCAAAGCAAAGTTCTAGACATAACTTATTCTAAGGACCGAGGTAGCAAGGGACTGGAGGAGACACTGGATAGGATATGTGCTGAAGCACATGATGCAATTAAGGAGGGTTATACATTACTTGTGCTTTCTGACAGAGGTATAACATTCTCTCCTTTTTTAGTACATTTAATTTCATCCAATAAATTAAGCATTTGTAGTTGATTTGAGTTGAGCTGAGTTACATTTAATTGCATTTAACAGATACTTGATGGAAAACCATGGCTTTCTGAGTGATTTATTTTTCCTTGTTGGATTTGTAGCTTTCTCACCTAAGCGTGTTGCTGTAAGCTCCCTCTTGGCTGTTGGTGCTGTACATCAACATCTAGTTAAAAAGCTTGAGCGAACTCAAGTTGGGTTGATAGTTGAAACTGCTGAGCCACGTGAAGTACACCATTTCTGTACACTGGTTGGATTTGGTGCAGATGGTATATGCCCATACTTGGCTATAGAAGCTGTTTGGAGATTGCAGGTTGATGGAAAGATCCCACCGAAAGCAAGTGGTGAGTTTCACTCCAAGGAAGAACTGGTAAAGAGGTACTTCAAAGCAAGCAACTATGGAATGATGAAGGTTCTTGCCAAGATGGGGATATCAACTTTGGCATCTTATAAGGGTGCTCAGATTTTTGAAGCACTGGGTCTTTCATCAGAAGTGATCGACAGGTGCTTTGCAGGAACCCCAAGTAGAGTTGAGGGTGCAACATTTGAGATGCTTGCACGTGATGCGCTTCATCTGCATGAGTTGGCATTTCCTTCTCGAGCTTTCCCTCCTGGAAGTGCGGAAGCTGTTGCACTGCCAAACCCAGGGAATTATCATTGGAGGAAAGGTGGTGAACTTCACTTGAATGATCCCCTTGCCATAGCAAAGCTGCAAGAGGCTGCCCGAACTAACAGTGTAGCTGCCTACAAAGAATATTCCAAGCTTATTCATGAGTTGAATAAAGGCTGCAATTTGCGGGGGCTCTTGAAATTTAAAGAGGCAAAGGAAAAAGTTCCTTTGGATGAAGTGGAACCTGCCAGCGAAATTGTCAAACGGTTCTGTACTGGGGCCATGAGTTATGGATCAATATCATTGGAGGCACACACAACATTGGCTATTGCTATGAATAAGATTGGAGGAAAGTCGAATACAGGTTTGCTTTTTACTACCTTTATAATGTCCCCACATTTAACTAGAGTACTTACTTAGTGTTTGGTCAAGGTTCAGCTAAATACTATAACATTCATACGTGGGAGTTTGGTGACGATTGAATCAGGCTTTGGAATTGATCTTTTTTGCATTGCTTATGTAATGagcttttttttaaagctttttaTGTGTAATTTCTTAcacatgaatttttattttattttattttattttattttaggagaaAAGGACtaatgatattttcaaattactAATTCTTCATTTGAATTTCGCTGAAGGTGAGGGAGGTGAGCAGCCATCTCGCATGGAGCCTCTTGCAGATGGCTCAAGGAACCCAAAAAGGAGTGCAATTAAGCAGGTTGCAAGTGGGAGATTTGGAGTTTCGAGTTATTACCTTACTAATGCTGATGAATTACAGATAAAAATGGCTCAGGTACCTGTTTGATGTTATACGTTTGAACTTCAGTTTATGTCTTTTGATGTTCATACATTCCTATTTGGCCCCTATATTCCTATTGGAACGGAGGTTCCTCTTGTTTATGGATCTGTGTTCATGGCAGATGATGATGTGTCTGCAAAGCACCTCTGGGTGCCTTTACATCTTTTTTTGACATGTGCATTTGGCATTTGGTGAGGTTAAATAAGAACTGAGTTTGTTTATTCTTTGTAATTGATGTTGTTTTAACTTCGATCTTTGTCATTGCTCAGGGGGCCAAGCCTGGTGAAGGAGGTGAGCTTCCTGGACACAAAGTTGTAGGAGAAATTGCGGTCACCAGAAATTCTACTGCTGGGGTGGGACTTATAAGTCCTCCTCCACATCATGATATTTATTCAATTGAAGATCTTGCCCAATTAATTCATGATCTTAAGGTTTGTGCACATGCTGTTCCTATGCCTGTTTCTTTGGTAAATGTACTTCATTGTATCCCCCTTCCTCCACTGAAAGACCTTATAAGCTGCTTATTTGTGTTCTTTTGTTCAGCTCCCTTCCATTTGTTAGACTATTGGTTTTGCTATTGGGTAGAAATAAACAATGAGTCTAGATGTAAACTGAATCTTTTTCAGGAAAATGGGGTTTGAAATTTGTGTACTTTTAATTGATTAATGGAGTTGTAGGCCATCTGATGTCTTTCCTTTGATTTGTAGAACTCCAACCCCGCAGCTCGAATTAGTGTGAAGTTGGTATCTGAAGCTGGCGTGGGAGTAGTTGCTAGTGGAGTGGTGAAGGGGCATGCTGACCACGTTCTGATCTCAGGTCATGATGGAGGAACAGGGGCCTCTAGATGGACTGGAATCAAGAATGCTGGGCTCCCATGGGAACTTGGTTTGGCCGAAACTCACCAGACATTGGTTGCTAATGACCTTCGTGGTCGAACAGTTCTCCAGACAGATGGCCAACTTAAAACTGGAAGAGATGTGGCCATAGCTGCACTTCTTGGTGCTGAAGAATTTGGCTTCAGCACAGCACCTCTCATTACTCTTGGCTGCATCATGATGCGAAAGTGCCACAAGAATACCTGCCCTGTGGGCATTGCTACCCAAGATCCAGTACTTCGAGAGAAATTTGCTGGAGAACCGGAACATGTTATTAACTTTTTCTTCATGGTAGCAGAGGAAATGAGGGAAATTATGTCACAACTTGGACTTCGAACTGTAAGAGAGATGGTTGGCCGTTCAGATATGCTTGAAGTGGATAAACAAGTGACTAAGAACAATGAGAAGCTGGACAATATTGATCTCTCTTTAGTACTTAGACCTGCTGCTGAACTTCGACCTGAAGCTGCACAGTACTGTGTCCAGAAACAGGATCATGGCTTGGATATGGCACTGGACCAAGAACTTATTTCACTGTCTACAGCTGCATTAGAAAAGAGTCTTCCTGTGTACATTGAAACACCAATCTACAATGTGAACCGTGCTGTTGGAACAATGCTTAGTCACGAAGTGACTAAACGCTATCAAATGGCAGGGCTTCCTGCAGATACCATCCATATCAAATTCACTGGAAGTGCAGGTCAGAGCCTTGGAGCATTCCTCTGCCCTGGAATAACACTGGAGCTTGAAGGTGACAGCAATGACTATGTCGGTAAAGGGTTATCTGGTGGCAAGATTGTAGTTTATCCTCCAAGGGAAAGCAAGTTTGATCCAAAAGAAAACATTGTAATAGGTAATGTGGCTCTCTATGGCGCAACAGTGGGGAGGCATATTTCAATGGGATGGCAGCAGAAAGATTTTGTGTTCGTAATTCTGGGGCTAAGGCCGTTGTTGAAGGAGTTGGTGATCATGGATGTGAGTACATGACTGGTGGGACTGTTGTTGTACTTGGAAAAACTGGCAGAAATTTTGCTGCAGGTATGAGCGGTGGTATTGCATATGTTCTTGATGTGGATGGAAAATTCCAATCTCGATGCAATACTGAGCTTGTAGATCTTGATAAAGTTGAACAAGAAGAGGATATAATGACTCTTAGAATGATGATACAGCAACATCAGCGTCACACAAACAGCCAGCTTGCCAAAGAAATACTTGTTAACTTTGAGAATCTTCTGCCTAAATTCATTAAAGTTTTCCCTAGGGAGTATAAACGGGTTCTTGCAAACATGAAAGCAGAGGAAGCCTCCAAGGAAGCTGTTGAACATGCTTCTGAAGAAGCTGATGAACAAGATGAGGGAGAATTATTGAAAAAAGATGCTTTTGAAGAGCTTAAGAAGTTAGCATCTGCATCTTTTAATGGAACATCCAATCAGGTAATTCTCTTCTGATGGTAATTTGTCATTACGTTTAACTCTGAATATTggtcctctctttctctctctcaaacgtGAGAAATTTTATAGCTAGCTGGTtcataaaatcaaaatccaCAACATATTTCACAACTACCaatgtggcaagttgttaatggtGGATAATAAAGTAGTATCAGTGGTGGATCCAGATGAGAATCATCAATAACTTTCCAACTCAGCAATGGTGCTAAGTCCGTAGCTGTTCATATTGATTTCTTGACTGGAAAGTTTTAGTCTTCAAAACAACCTCACTTCTAAAGGAGGTTTCTCCTTGCTTATGCATTTGGTAGGCTTAGTTTTCTAGTTCACCTGTATAGTGTGTATAACTTATATGAGGGTCTGATGTTAGTGGTGATATTTGCAGAAGGTAGAAGAGGCTGAACCATTGAAGAGGCCTACTCAGGTTACCAATGCAGTCAAACATCGAGGGTTTGTATCATATGAGCGTGAGGGTGTTCATTACAGGGATCCTAATGTTCGGATGAATGACTGGAAGGAGGTTATGGAGGAATCAGAACCTGGCCCACTTTTAAAGACTCAGTCAGCCCGCTGCATGGACTGCGGTACTCCTTTCTGCCATCAGGTAAGAATTACTCTCTCATTTTCCCCTTTTTCGTAAATTGTATGCAACTATATATTTTCATCAGGGTTTGAACTTTCATATGCACTTTTCCTCATTTAAATctttatttctaaattttgcAGGAGAATTCTGGATGTCCTCTTGGAAACAAAATACCtgaatttaatgagttagtGTACCAAAATAGGTGGCGTGAGGCATTAGATCGTCTCCTTGAGACAAATAACTTCCCAGAGTTTACTGGCCGAGTGTGCCCTGCACCTTGTGAAGGTTCTTGTGTCCTGGGCATTATTGAGAATCCTGTATCTATCAAGAGCATTGAATGTGCCATTATAGACAAGGCCTTTGAGGAGGGATGGATGGTACCACGGCCTCCCCTGAAGAGAACTGGGTATGCCTTTTTTTCTTAGAATATATTAACATGATTTTGTATTTTCTGtcaatttttccttctttgcaatgaggagggtttttttttccccctccttTACTGGAGAGATTTGGAATTATTTTCCTTGATTAAATTGTTGACTGACGAAGTTACTTTTTCTTGTATCACCCAGTTAGAATAGCCCTACTCTTTTAAGAGAGATTCTATATGGATAATTGCTTTCCATTTCATGAATATAATTAATGTGTATGGTTGCAGAAAAAGAGTTGCAATTGTTGGAAGTGGACCAGCTGGCTTGGCTGCTGCTGATCAGCTAAACAGAATGGGACATACGGTGACTGTGTATGAGCGTGCTGACAGAATTGGAGGACTTATGATGTATGGTGTTCCAAACATGAAGGCTGACAAAGTGGATGTAGTTCAACGGCGGGTGAACCTTATGGCTCAAGAAGGTGTCAATTTTGTGGTTAATGCTAGTGTTGGAACTGATCCCTTGTATTCTCTTGATCGGCTCCGAGAGGAGAATGATTCTGTTGTTTTGGCAGTAGGAGCCACAAAACCAAGGTAAGTTTTAGTAGGTGGATTGATTACATTAATGATTTGTCTTCAGTTCCTATTTACCACTAGAAACTCGATTATCTGCACTTAGTCATTATCAGTGCATGTTCAATATTGCTGGCTATTTTTGGTGCAGGGACCTTTCTGTACCAGGACGGGAGCTATCAGGAGTCCATTTTGCTATGGAGTTTCTTCATGCAAATACTAAAAGCTTGCTTGATAGCAACCTCCAGGATGGTAACTACATCTCTGCAAAGGGAAAGAAAGTAGTGGTCATTGGTGGAGGTGACACTGGCACGGATTGCATAGGGACATCTATCCGTCATGGATGTAGTAGCATTGTAAATCTAGAGCTTCTCCCTGAGCCACCACGAACTAGGGCCCCAGGCAACCCTTGGCCACAGGTTTAACTTTCTTTACCCCACCATTTCCTTTATGATGCATGTTAATGTCATGCTTTTTCCTTTAGTTACATAAGCATCTAAATACTGAAGGGACCATCAACCAAATTTGATAACTAAAAGTAATTGTTTCAGCGTTATCATTTGTACAACAAATTCCTTTATGTGCACATTTGTTTGCTCCAAAGTTGACAAAATTTGCATGAGATTGATAACTTATTgcaaataatatgaatttatgtTGAAATATTTGGTTtctattttcaaagaaaaaggTATGCAGAATGTGAGCTTTGTCACATAAATGTTTAGATGCTTATGTAActagtttgtttaattttggGATTGCAGTGGCCTCGTATATTCCGGGTGGACTATGGGCATCAGGAAGCTGCAACCAAGTTTGGAAAAGACCCAAGATCTTATGAGGTATTGACCAAGCGATTTATTGGAGATGAGAATGGGGTTGTCAAAGGGCTTGAAATTGTACGTCTCCAATGGGAGAAGGATGCTAGTGGGAAGTTGCAGCGCAAGGAAGTTGAGGGCTCTGAGGAGATCATCGAGGCTGACCTTGTTCTACTAGCCATGGGATTTCTTGGCCCTGAGCCGGTTAGTTTTCTTCATTTTGCTATTACCTTATAATTCATCATTAGAATGAAACTGGTGACCAAGTTGAATTTCTCCCTAGAGCAAAGtctgaaagaaaacaaatggcctaattaactttttttttaactaacgAAATCTTGGTCCAAGTTATCTTGGGGCTGAGGTCTAAAACTGAGTTTACCTGGTTTGTTAAAGAGAGTTGCTCATTGATGTTCTGCTTTGTGCCTATACAGACAGCAGCAGAGAAGTTGGGTTTGGAGCAAGACAATCGATCAAACATCAAGGCAGACTATGGCCGTTTCTCAACCAATGTAGATGGGGTCTTTGCTGCAGGTGATTGTCGGCGTGGCCAGTCTTTGGTAGTATGGGCAATCTCTGAAGGCCGGCAAGCTGCTGCACAGGTTGATAAATATCTTACAAGGGAGGAAAAGGACCTTGAAGTTAGCCCTGTTATCAAGGAAGACCTTATCAAGAGGCACCATGACCTTAACAAGAGGCACCAAGATAGCAGCAAACACACTGTAATGACATAGGTGACGTCAATTATTCTTTCCCATACAGTATTCAAACGAAAGAAGATATAGAAAAAgtataaattcaaaaattggAGTGGGAGGAAAAAGTGGATTTCCTTGGGTAGCGGCAAAGGTTTTTGCAGAAGTAAGAAATAGCTTCAAAGTGGCTGGACATAGAttttaggattttgggtttAATTTATGTATTAATAATGTTTATAGGTTCTTTAAATTTGATCGTTATTAAGGAATAAAATGTACAGTTTTGCTTCTAAATTATTGATTAAAGAATTG contains the following coding sequences:
- the LOC115959755 gene encoding LOW QUALITY PROTEIN: glutamate synthase [NADH], amyloplastic (The sequence of the model RefSeq protein was modified relative to this genomic sequence to represent the inferred CDS: inserted 1 base in 1 codon): MLASSGSIFHLRTGSSSPQLSLKKSSNQPKPKLNAAPITWFNTRCSAAAKKSSSSSVNVLDKKFLGTRLRASGSVRLHFWQSDGPGRTPKLLVGKVRSALSSVPEKPLGLYDPSFDKDSCGVGFVAELSGESSRKTVTDALEMLVRMAHRGACGCEANTGDGAGILVALPHQFYKEAAKDLGFELPSPGEYAVGMFFLPSSDTRRDESKNVFTKVAESLGHTVLGWRRVPTDNTDLGQSALQTEPVVEQVFLTPAPESQVDLEQQMYILRRVSMIALRAALNLEYGGAKDFYICSLSSRTVVYKGQLKPIQLKDYYYADIGNERFTSYMALIHSRFSTNTFPSWDRAQPMRVLGHNGEINTLRGNVNWMKAREGLLKCKELGLSTNELKMLLPIVDASSSDSGAFDGVLELLVRAGRSLPEAIMMMIPEAWQNDKNMDSDRKALYEYFSALMEPWDGPALISFTDGRYLGATLDRNGLRPGRFYVTHSGRVIMASEVGVVDIPPEDVSRKGRLNPGMMLLVDFEKHIVVDDDALKQQYSLARPYGEWLKRQKIELKDIVDSVHESERALPLIAGVIPASSNDGNMENMGIHGLLAPLKAFGYTVEALEMLLLPMAKDGVEALGSMGNDTPLAVMSNREKLTFEYFKQMFAQVTNPPIDPIREKIVTSMECMIGPEGDLTETTEEQCHRLSLKGPLLSIEETEAIKKMNYRGWQSKVLDITYSKDRGSKGLEETLDRICAEAHDAIKEGYTLLVLSDRAFSPKRVAVSSLLAVGAVHQHLVKKLERTQVGLIVETAEPREVHHFCTLVGFGADGICPYLAIEAVWRLQVDGKIPPKASGEFHSKEELVKRYFKASNYGMMKVLAKMGISTLASYKGAQIFEALGLSSEVIDRCFAGTPSRVEGATFEMLARDALHLHELAFPSRAFPPGSAEAVALPNPGNYHWRKGGELHLNDPLAIAKLQEAARTNSVAAYKEYSKLIHELNKGCNLRGLLKFKEAKEKVPLDEVEPASEIVKRFCTGAMSYGSISLEAHTTLAIAMNKIGGKSNTGEGGEQPSRMEPLADGSRNPKRSAIKQVASGRFGVSSYYLTNADELQIKMAQGAKPGEGGELPGHKVVGEIAVTRNSTAGVGLISPPPHHDIYSIEDLAQLIHDLKNSNPAARISVKLVSEAGVGVVASGVVKGHADHVLISGHDGGTGASRWTGIKNAGLPWELGLAETHQTLVANDLRGRTVLQTDGQLKTGRDVAIAALLGAEEFGFSTAPLITLGCIMMRKCHKNTCPVGIATQDPVLREKFAGEPEHVINFFFMVAEEMREIMSQLGLRTVREMVGRSDMLEVDKQVTKNNEKLDNIDLSLVLRPAAELRPEAAQYCVQKQDHGLDMALDQELISLSTAALEKSLPVYIETPIYNVNRAVGTMLSHEVTKRYQMAGLPADTIHIKFTGSAGQSLGAFLCPGITLELEGDSNDYVGKGLSGGKIVVYPPRESKFDPKENIVIGNVALYGATXGEAYFNGMAAERFCVRNSGAKAVVEGVGDHGCEYMTGGTVVVLGKTGRNFAAGMSGGIAYVLDVDGKFQSRCNTELVDLDKVEQEEDIMTLRMMIQQHQRHTNSQLAKEILVNFENLLPKFIKVFPREYKRVLANMKAEEASKEAVEHASEEADEQDEGELLKKDAFEELKKLASASFNGTSNQKVEEAEPLKRPTQVTNAVKHRGFVSYEREGVHYRDPNVRMNDWKEVMEESEPGPLLKTQSARCMDCGTPFCHQENSGCPLGNKIPEFNELVYQNRWREALDRLLETNNFPEFTGRVCPAPCEGSCVLGIIENPVSIKSIECAIIDKAFEEGWMVPRPPLKRTGKRVAIVGSGPAGLAAADQLNRMGHTVTVYERADRIGGLMMYGVPNMKADKVDVVQRRVNLMAQEGVNFVVNASVGTDPLYSLDRLREENDSVVLAVGATKPRDLSVPGRELSGVHFAMEFLHANTKSLLDSNLQDGNYISAKGKKVVVIGGGDTGTDCIGTSIRHGCSSIVNLELLPEPPRTRAPGNPWPQWPRIFRVDYGHQEAATKFGKDPRSYEVLTKRFIGDENGVVKGLEIVRLQWEKDASGKLQRKEVEGSEEIIEADLVLLAMGFLGPEPTAAEKLGLEQDNRSNIKADYGRFSTNVDGVFAAGDCRRGQSLVVWAISEGRQAAAQVDKYLTREEKDLEVSPVIKEDLIKRHHDLNKRHQDSSKHTVMT